The following proteins are co-located in the Pyricularia oryzae 70-15 chromosome 1, whole genome shotgun sequence genome:
- a CDS encoding E3 ubiquitin-protein ligase HRD1, which yields MRLAWYAGASTALAGGVVFSAFNQRANFYSAMVHLSQSNLSIMILLNIVMFVYISFIYGLQRLCYGQLRPVEIEQLYEKAWFAVTETCLAMTIFREEIGAFFIVMFTALLTGKVWGWIGDGRVEVLEQQPPANPRLFHARLSISLVVSVIYDIWLLQYATRTVIQQARPNMTVMFLFEFAILLVCSVQTGLRYIVSLTEQSILKTQTRQGLEARRRQIREQRADILRRRESGEATEEEMNEPLPDENDVEEMDIEVPGWEAKGHWILVLDLCADFLKLGIYGAFFALILIFYGLPIHIMRDLFMTTRSFVKRLGALLRYRQAIKDLNRYPDATEEDLNRENTCIICREEMHPWNANDAARIERTRPKKLPCGHILHFGCLKSWLERQQVCPTCRRSVVIGAPEPGRRDANPPPFRAAGVVPGNPANLAPQPPAGNVPNNHQQPQQPNRPNVRMFDLGPIRLGFARGGAQDLQEMAQMMGVPAPPIPENNQAAVQNPVLPLQPGIVAPSNVEAIQAQLRAIEERIQTEAFSIRFAQQEAQVLRLLLQQLEMIRHAQAINLAGGQDAVGPQSFASGSGAQPQQAQHQSTVPDSQTSNHGQQPGATDSSSNPGAATTISQAPLGGLQQGGPSVHNLPPAVQSLSPVAGAGSVGLSHHTVAPNTTPIPAGSSDLPEGLVLPPGWSLLPLKRADGMPPAAPEIQRTGETTRAALAISEASTQSQSVPESKPAPTESTPEAGGSGTVTASQDQGDEEDGDTSSSEESEQSHDDGPTDSRDAMPSWGGSAQLFGDSGVGGNRQQQSRPADDKGKGRAVEVEDEDD from the exons ATGCGGTTAGCCTGGTATGCCGGG GCCTCGACGGCCCTCGCCGGCGGCGTGGTGTTTTCCGCGTTCAACCAGCGTGCCAATTTCTATTCGGCCATGGTCCATTTGTCCCAGAGCAACCTCTCCATTATG ATCCTACTCAACATTGTTATGTTTGTTTACATCTCCTTCATATATGGTCTCCAACGACTATGCTACGGACAGCTTCGGCCGGTCGAGATCGAGCAACTTTACGAGAAGGCTTGGTTTGCCGTGACCGAAACCTGCTTGGCTATGACCATATTCCGGGAGGAGATCGGAGCTTTCTTCATCGTCATGTTTACGGCCCTCTTGACGGGCAAGGTCTGGGGATGGATTGGCGACGGCCGGGTCGAAGTCCTGGAGCAGCAACCACCCGCGAACCCGCGACTTTTCCACGCCCGCCTAAGCATCTCCCTCGTCGTCAGCGTCATCTACGACATATGGTTACTGCAGTACGCAACCCGGACGGTTATCCAGCAGGCCCGACCTAACATGACGGTCATGTTCCTGTTTGAATTTGCGATTCTGCTGGTTTGCTCAGTGCAGACCGGGCTCCGATACATCGTCTCCCTCACCGAACAGAGTATTCTTAAAACTCAGACTCGCCAGGGGCTGGAGGCACGACGAAGGCAAATTCGGGAGCAAAGGGCCGACATACTGCGGCGCAGAGAGTCCGGCGAGGCCACAGAGGAAGAGATGAACGAACCACTGCCGGACGAAAATGACGTCGAAGAAATGGACATCGAGGTGCCCGGATGGGAGGCCAAGGGGCACTGGATCCTTGTTCTGGATCTTTGCGCAG ACTTTCTAAAGCTCGGCATTTACGGCGCGTTCTTTGCTCTCATCCTTATCTTCTACGGGCTGCCTATCCACATCATGCGCGACCTCTTCATGACAACGCGATCCTTCGTCAAACGCCTCGGAGCCTTGTTGCGCTATAGACAAGCGATTAAGGATCTCAACAGGTATCCCGACGCCACCGAGGAAGACCTCAACAGGGAAAATACATGCATCATCTGTCGAGAGGAGATGCATCCCTGGAACGCAAATGATGCAGCCCGTATTGAACGGACTCGTCCCAAAAAGCTTCCATGTGGCCACATTCTTCACTTTGGTTGCTTAAAGAGCTGGCTTGAGCGCCAGCAGGTCTGCCCAACATGTCGCCGTTCTGTGGTTATTGGTGCACCTGAGCCTGGAAGGAGAGATGCCAATCCTCCCCCATTTCGAGCTGCAGGTGTTGTACCTGGTAATCCCGCGAACTTGGCGCCTCAGCCCCCTGCTGGCAACGTCCCGAATAATCATCAGCAGCCACAACAGCCAAATCGACCGAATGTCAGGATGTTCGACCTCGGACCCATCAGGCTTGGATTCGCTAGAGGCGGGGCCCAGGATCTCCAGGAAATGGCGCAGATGATGGGCGTGCCGGCACCACCTATCCCTGAGAATAACCAAGCTGCTGTGCAGAACCCAGTTCTACCGCTACAGCCAGGCATAGTAGCGCCCTCCAATGTCGAAGCCATCCAAGCCCAGCTACGTGCAATCGAGGAGCGGATCCAGACGGAGGCATTCTCAATCCGATTTGCGCAGCAGGAAGCTCAGGTACTCAGGCTATTACTGCAACAGCTTGAAATGATACGTCACGCGCAAGCCATAAATCTTGCTGGGGGACAGGATGCAGTCGGACCACAATCATTCGCATCAGGCAGTGGCGCTCAGCCTCAGCAGGCACAACACCAGTCTACAGTTCCTGATTCGCAAACAAGTAATCATGGCCAACAACCCGGAGCTACAGACTCGAGCTCTAACCCAGGTGCTGCGACAACAATATCCCAGGCCCCTCTGGGAGGGTTGCAGCAAGGCGGTCCCTCGGTGCACAACCTGCCTCCAGCAGTACAGTCACTCAGTCCAGTTGCTGGGGCTGGCTCGGTTGGACTCAGCCATCACACCGTAGCACCAAATACCACACCAATCCCAGCTGGTAGCTCTGATCTACCAGAAGGCCTTGTGCTTCCCCCAGGATGGTCACTATTGCCGCTGAAGAGGGCGGACGGAATGCCACCTGCAGCACCTGAGATCCAGAGAACGGGAGAGACGACCCGGGCGGCGCTGGCGATATCAGAGGCGAGCACCCAAAGCCAGTCTGTACCAGAATCTAAGCCGGCACCAACGGAGTCCACTCCGGAGGCGGGAGGCTCAGGGACCGTAACAGCGAGCCAGGACCAGGgagatgaagaagatggTGACACCTCATCCTCTGAAGAAAGTGAGCAGAGCCATGATGATGGACCGACAGACTCTAGGGACGCAATGCCTTCATGGGGAGGTTCGGCGCAGCTCTTTGGAGATAGCGGGGTAGGAGGAAATAGGCAACAGCAAAGTCGTCCAGCGGACGACAAGGGCAAAGGTCGCGCTGTAGAAgttgaggatgaggatgattAG